One Halopelagius inordinatus genomic region harbors:
- a CDS encoding 2-oxo acid dehydrogenase subunit E2, whose product MGIKEFKLPDVGEGVAEGELVTWHVSPGDTVTEDQVVAEVETDKALVDVPSPYNGTVSELRAEEGEMVPVGDVIITFEVEGEGDEPADAEVQTETEADDSDADEEPEEETAPSETESPSGRVFAPPSVRRLARELGVDLASVSGSGPSGRVTEGDVRSAAEGADAGGDGESGGPRSVSFSGNSAVSKAGDSGNGQDAGSADSSAPAPQAAGREKTLAAPATRRIAEEEGVSIDDVPATEKRDGEPFVTEADVRQYAEVQREAQRADAESVSAEAGAGEASETADLPAQTVEPEADAGPGAGERVPYKGVRKAIGDQMQRSKYTAPHVTHHDEVDVTELVELREEFKPMAGERDVKLTYMPFVTKAVVAALKQFPYMNAQLDEENEEIVLRDEYNVGVATATDAGLLVPVVHGADGKGLLDLARETNELVEKARSRKISPAEMQGGTFTITNVGVIGGEYATPIINYPEVGILALGAIKEKPRVVDGEIVPRKVLTLSLSFDHRVVDGAIAARFTNKVGEYLSNPKLLLLE is encoded by the coding sequence ATGGGTATCAAGGAATTCAAACTGCCGGACGTCGGCGAAGGCGTCGCCGAGGGCGAACTCGTCACGTGGCACGTCTCTCCGGGCGATACGGTCACCGAAGACCAAGTCGTCGCGGAGGTAGAGACGGACAAGGCTCTCGTGGACGTACCCTCCCCGTACAACGGGACGGTGAGCGAACTCCGCGCCGAGGAGGGCGAGATGGTCCCCGTCGGCGACGTCATCATCACCTTCGAAGTCGAGGGTGAGGGCGACGAACCGGCCGACGCGGAGGTACAGACAGAGACCGAGGCGGACGACTCCGACGCGGACGAGGAACCCGAAGAGGAGACGGCACCGTCGGAGACGGAGTCGCCGTCCGGGCGCGTCTTCGCGCCCCCGAGCGTTCGCCGCCTCGCGCGCGAACTCGGCGTCGACCTCGCTTCGGTCTCGGGGTCGGGTCCGAGTGGCCGCGTCACCGAGGGCGACGTGCGGAGCGCCGCCGAGGGTGCCGACGCGGGCGGCGACGGCGAGAGCGGCGGTCCGCGGAGCGTCTCCTTCAGCGGCAACTCCGCCGTCTCGAAGGCGGGCGACAGCGGAAACGGGCAGGACGCCGGGTCCGCCGACTCGTCCGCGCCCGCGCCGCAGGCGGCCGGGCGAGAGAAGACGCTCGCCGCGCCCGCCACGCGGCGAATCGCCGAGGAGGAGGGTGTCAGCATCGACGACGTGCCCGCCACCGAAAAGCGGGACGGCGAACCGTTCGTCACCGAGGCGGACGTCCGCCAGTACGCCGAAGTCCAACGCGAGGCCCAGAGAGCGGACGCGGAGTCCGTCTCCGCCGAGGCGGGCGCGGGCGAGGCGTCGGAGACGGCGGACCTGCCAGCACAGACCGTCGAACCGGAAGCCGACGCCGGCCCCGGTGCGGGGGAACGCGTCCCGTACAAGGGCGTCCGGAAGGCCATCGGCGACCAGATGCAGCGGTCGAAGTACACCGCGCCGCACGTCACCCACCACGACGAGGTGGACGTGACCGAACTGGTCGAACTCCGCGAGGAGTTCAAGCCGATGGCCGGGGAACGCGACGTGAAACTCACGTACATGCCGTTCGTGACGAAAGCCGTCGTCGCGGCGTTGAAGCAGTTCCCGTACATGAACGCCCAACTCGACGAGGAAAACGAGGAGATAGTCCTCCGCGACGAGTACAACGTCGGCGTGGCGACGGCCACCGACGCGGGACTCCTCGTCCCCGTCGTCCACGGCGCGGACGGGAAGGGACTGCTCGATTTGGCCCGGGAGACGAACGAGTTGGTCGAGAAGGCTCGCTCTCGGAAGATTTCGCCCGCGGAGATGCAGGGCGGGACGTTCACCATCACGAACGTCGGCGTCATCGGCGGCGAGTACGCGACGCCGATTATCAACTACCCCGAGGTGGGCATCCTCGCGCTCGGCGCGATAAAGGAGAAACCGCGCGTCGTGGACGGCGAAATCGTCCCGCGGAAAGTGCTGACGCTGTCGCTGTCGTTCGACCACCGCGTCGTAGACGGCGCAATCGCCGCTCGATTCACGAACAAGGTCGGAGAGTACCTCTCGAACCCCAAACTCCTCTTGCTCGAATAG
- a CDS encoding alpha-ketoacid dehydrogenase subunit beta, whose product MSQNQSQQTQSLTLVQAVQDALYTEMKQDDDVVVMGEDVGKNGGVFRATEGLFDEFGGDRVIDTPLAESGIVGTAIGMAAMGMKPVPEMQFSGFMYPAFDQLVSHAARLRTRSRGRFTCPMVVRAPYGGGIRAPEHHSESKEAFYAHEAGLKVVIPSTPYDTKGLLISAIRDPDPVVFLEPKLIYRAFRGDVPEGDYEVPIGEAAVRREGTDVSVYCYGAMTRPTMEAAENLADEGIDAEVVDLRTVDPMDKETIVESFEKTGRAAVVHEAPKTAGIGAEIAATIQEEALLYQEAPVERVAGYDVPYPLYALEDYYLPSVTRVEEGIRNAVEF is encoded by the coding sequence ATGAGTCAGAATCAGAGCCAACAGACCCAGAGTTTGACGCTAGTGCAGGCGGTACAGGACGCTCTCTACACGGAGATGAAGCAGGACGACGACGTGGTCGTCATGGGCGAGGACGTCGGTAAGAACGGCGGCGTCTTCCGCGCCACCGAGGGCCTCTTCGACGAGTTCGGCGGCGACAGAGTCATCGACACGCCGTTGGCGGAGTCGGGCATCGTCGGCACCGCAATCGGGATGGCCGCGATGGGGATGAAGCCGGTACCGGAGATGCAGTTCTCCGGCTTCATGTACCCCGCGTTCGACCAACTCGTGAGTCACGCCGCGCGCCTCCGAACCCGGAGTCGCGGTCGGTTCACCTGCCCGATGGTCGTCCGCGCGCCGTACGGCGGCGGCATCCGCGCGCCCGAACACCACTCCGAGTCGAAGGAGGCGTTCTACGCCCACGAGGCGGGTCTGAAGGTGGTCATCCCCTCGACGCCGTACGACACGAAGGGGCTTCTCATCTCCGCGATTCGGGACCCAGACCCCGTCGTGTTCCTCGAACCGAAACTCATCTACCGCGCGTTCCGCGGCGACGTGCCCGAGGGCGACTACGAGGTGCCGATCGGCGAGGCGGCGGTCCGACGCGAGGGAACCGACGTTTCGGTCTACTGCTACGGCGCGATGACGCGCCCGACGATGGAGGCGGCCGAGAACCTCGCAGACGAGGGCATCGACGCGGAAGTCGTCGACCTGCGGACGGTCGACCCGATGGACAAAGAGACGATAGTCGAGTCGTTCGAGAAGACCGGTCGCGCGGCGGTCGTCCACGAAGCGCCGAAGACGGCGGGCATCGGCGCGGAGATAGCCGCCACGATTCAGGAGGAAGCGCTCCTGTATCAGGAGGCTCCGGTCGAACGCGTCGCCGGGTACGACGTTCCGTACCCCCTGTACGCACTGGAGGACTACTACCTGCCGTCCGTGACTCGCGTCGAAGAAGGTATCCGGAACGCGGTGGAGTTCTGA
- the pdhA gene encoding pyruvate dehydrogenase (acetyl-transferring) E1 component subunit alpha, producing the protein MSVLQRDPQDMLRVLDEDGEPVGDVPDLSDEELVDMYREMRLARHFDTRAVSLQRQGRMGTYPPLSGQEGAQIGSAFALDEEDWMFPSYREHGAALHRGLPLKQTLLYWMGHEKGNLVPEDVNVFPVAVPIATQVLHATGAAWAKKLRGEDAAVLAYFGDGATSEGDFHEGLNFAGVFDTPNVFFCNNNQWAISVPRERQTASKTIAQKAAAYGFEGVQVDGMDPLAVYAATRAAVEKAKDPAEGELRPTLIEAVQYRFGAHTTADDPSVYRDDEEVAEWRKKDPIPRLERFLRETGRLDGESVESIESQVEDRVATAIAEAESEPRPEPEEMFAHLYEDLPPELETQMAEFEALYERHGDDAFLRE; encoded by the coding sequence GTGAGCGTACTACAGCGAGACCCGCAGGACATGCTTCGCGTACTCGACGAGGACGGCGAACCCGTCGGGGACGTCCCCGACCTGAGCGACGAGGAGTTGGTGGATATGTACCGCGAGATGCGGTTGGCTCGCCACTTCGACACGCGGGCGGTGAGCCTCCAGCGACAGGGTCGGATGGGGACGTACCCGCCGCTGTCGGGACAGGAGGGCGCACAGATCGGAAGCGCGTTCGCCCTCGACGAGGAAGACTGGATGTTTCCGAGTTACCGCGAACACGGCGCGGCGCTTCACCGCGGCCTGCCGTTGAAGCAGACGCTTCTGTACTGGATGGGCCACGAGAAGGGCAACCTCGTACCGGAGGACGTCAACGTCTTTCCCGTCGCGGTGCCCATCGCCACGCAGGTTCTCCACGCCACCGGCGCGGCGTGGGCGAAGAAACTCCGCGGCGAGGACGCCGCCGTCCTCGCGTACTTCGGCGACGGGGCGACGAGCGAAGGCGACTTCCACGAGGGGCTGAACTTCGCGGGCGTCTTCGACACGCCGAACGTGTTCTTCTGTAACAACAACCAGTGGGCCATCTCGGTGCCGCGAGAGCGACAGACCGCCTCGAAGACGATCGCTCAGAAGGCGGCCGCCTACGGGTTCGAGGGCGTGCAAGTCGACGGGATGGACCCCCTCGCCGTCTACGCGGCCACCCGTGCGGCGGTCGAGAAGGCGAAAGACCCCGCGGAGGGCGAACTCCGCCCGACGCTCATCGAGGCGGTGCAGTACCGCTTCGGCGCGCACACGACGGCGGACGACCCGAGCGTCTACCGCGACGACGAGGAGGTGGCCGAGTGGCGGAAGAAAGACCCCATCCCGCGACTCGAACGGTTCCTCCGGGAGACGGGCCGCCTCGACGGCGAGTCCGTCGAGTCCATCGAGTCGCAGGTCGAAGACCGGGTGGCGACCGCAATCGCCGAGGCGGAGTCCGAACCGCGTCCCGAACCCGAAGAGATGTTCGCGCATCTGTACGAGGACCTGCCGCCGGAACTCGAAACACAGATGGCCGAGTTCGAAGCACTGTACGAGAGACACGGGGACGACGCGTTCCTCCGGGAGTGA
- the lipA gene encoding lipoyl synthase, giving the protein MSGRRKPDWLKMRPPSGRQFTDIKQTLRDRDLHTVCEEANCPNMGECWSGRNGPGTATFMLMGERCSRGCNFCDVETGGMDALDPEEPENVADAVAEIGLDYVVLTSVDRDDLPDQGAGHFAETIREIKRCDPSVLVEVLIPDFQGDSELVRKIIDARPDVIAHNIETVERLQWPVRDRRAGYEQSLSVLEQVTRESDIYTKTSIMLGLGEYDHEVYQTLSDLREADVDVVTLGQYLQPSRTHLDVFDYVHPDAFETWRRVAEEELGFLYCASGPMVRSSYKAGELFVDAVLRDGKSVEQARREARTAAGD; this is encoded by the coding sequence ATGTCCGGCAGGCGGAAACCCGACTGGCTGAAGATGCGACCACCGTCGGGGCGTCAGTTTACCGATATCAAGCAGACGCTCCGCGACAGGGACCTCCACACGGTGTGCGAAGAGGCGAACTGCCCGAACATGGGCGAGTGTTGGAGCGGTCGCAACGGCCCGGGGACGGCGACGTTCATGCTGATGGGCGAACGCTGTTCGCGCGGATGCAACTTCTGCGACGTAGAGACCGGCGGCATGGACGCGCTCGACCCCGAGGAACCCGAGAACGTCGCCGACGCCGTCGCCGAAATCGGGCTCGACTACGTCGTCCTCACGTCCGTGGACCGCGACGACTTGCCGGACCAAGGCGCGGGCCACTTCGCGGAGACCATCCGCGAGATAAAGCGGTGCGACCCGAGCGTCCTCGTGGAGGTGTTGATTCCGGACTTTCAGGGCGACTCCGAGTTGGTTCGGAAGATAATCGACGCCCGACCCGACGTCATCGCGCACAACATAGAGACCGTCGAACGCCTGCAGTGGCCGGTCCGCGACCGGCGCGCGGGCTACGAGCAGTCGCTCTCGGTACTCGAACAGGTGACGCGAGAGTCCGACATCTACACCAAGACGAGCATCATGCTCGGCCTCGGCGAGTACGACCACGAGGTGTACCAGACGCTCTCTGACCTCCGGGAGGCGGACGTCGACGTGGTCACCCTCGGGCAGTATCTCCAACCCTCTCGCACCCACCTCGACGTGTTCGACTACGTCCACCCGGACGCCTTCGAGACGTGGCGGCGGGTCGCGGAGGAGGAACTCGGCTTCCTCTACTGCGCCTCCGGCCCGATGGTCCGGTCGTCGTACAAGGCGGGCGAACTGTTCGTCGACGCCGTCCTCAGAGACGGCAAGAGCGTCGAACAGGCCCGCCGCGAGGCGCGGACGGCCGCCGGGGACTGA
- a CDS encoding helix-turn-helix domain-containing protein — protein MSTIASVELAAEEFALGRSLAEVPRAEFEVVRVVAHDGDSLVPYVRVTAESFEEFDEALDADPSVAEATLLDDFGDERLYRMEWVEDVLALTHVLINARGAVLEMYGTGDQWRVRLLLPDREALSSTAEYCHDNDLTFEVLNIYELSGSVSRGEFGLSQAQYEVLLTAAQQGYFDVPRDVTMADLADSLDVSQQAISERLRRGHANLVDNTIRVGQQAFDIDPSSGR, from the coding sequence ATGAGTACCATCGCTTCGGTCGAACTGGCCGCGGAGGAGTTCGCGCTGGGACGGTCGCTCGCGGAGGTCCCCCGCGCCGAGTTCGAGGTAGTCCGCGTCGTCGCGCACGACGGCGACAGCCTCGTTCCGTACGTCCGAGTGACCGCGGAGTCGTTCGAGGAGTTCGACGAGGCTCTCGACGCGGACCCGAGCGTCGCTGAGGCGACGCTTCTGGACGACTTCGGCGACGAGCGACTGTACCGGATGGAGTGGGTCGAAGACGTACTCGCTCTCACGCACGTGTTGATAAACGCCAGGGGTGCCGTCTTGGAGATGTACGGCACGGGCGACCAGTGGCGCGTTCGACTGCTTCTCCCCGACAGGGAGGCGCTTTCGAGCACCGCCGAGTACTGCCACGACAACGACCTGACGTTCGAGGTGCTGAACATCTACGAACTCTCGGGGTCGGTCAGTCGCGGCGAGTTCGGTCTCTCGCAGGCGCAGTACGAAGTGCTTCTCACCGCGGCCCAACAGGGCTACTTCGACGTCCCGCGCGACGTGACGATGGCCGACCTCGCAGACTCCCTCGACGTCTCCCAGCAGGCCATCTCCGAACGCCTCCGCCGGGGCCACGCCAACCTCGTCGACAACACGATTCGCGTCGGACAACAGGCGTTCGACATCGACCCGAGCAGCGGACGGTAG
- a CDS encoding DEAD/DEAH box helicase, which produces MKVADVVPDFADAFGFDEFNRMQREAAPAILDSDDNVVASAPTASGKTALAELAICRTLQNGGTALFIAPLRALTNEKESEWERFESLGYSVYVVTGERDLNPRRAERADILVMTPEKTDSATRKHDSARYSFITDVDCCVIDEVHLLDSETRGGVLEVTVSRLRRICDPRVVALSATMPNIGDVAAWLDAPPETTFEFGDDYRPVDLHADVKTYTHGDNPFQDKYRRLYRALDLAEPHIREDGQALVFVSSRQDALRAAGKARDEIAERDIPIGARGDYDFHTEAKDLGNETLRKSVPDGVAFHHAGLSRDDKDRVERWFKEGKIQLLFSTSTLAWGVNLPARCVVIRDTKHHDPLEGEVDISPLDILQMLGRAGRPGYDDVGYGWVVCDRSDADKYRTLLREGKEIESRLAADLDSHLNAEIAMGTIGDLEDVLSWLETTFYYQRAQSKPDEYDFGGLRERVRETLEILVDRGFVEMGEDLSIRATTLGRLASKYYLRLDTARRFYDLCERDTITDDAILEAVAGAAEFHDVSPRQSEGDAVDAVLSGVSTHLEDGPRKVFAILHAGMQNSTPSALRSDAWIIRQNALRLISALREFLAAFAGPRAANLARRVEARVDHGVSRDAVALTAVDGIGSNRAAKLATGGLRSPRDVVDAGEAELRSAGLSEGVAEQVVRNARGFPDVEVSWGEFPDGIAAGENEMCEVTVRNRGGGGTVGVRVTVNDVEMTTKQTYLTDAVSVPVGVFGATADELEYRVEVTFPDEPLHPVTATRTVDVE; this is translated from the coding sequence GTGAAAGTCGCCGACGTCGTCCCCGACTTCGCCGACGCCTTCGGTTTCGACGAGTTCAATCGAATGCAACGCGAGGCGGCGCCCGCGATTCTCGACTCCGACGACAACGTCGTCGCCTCCGCGCCGACCGCCAGCGGAAAGACCGCACTCGCGGAACTGGCCATCTGTCGGACGCTCCAGAACGGCGGGACGGCCCTCTTTATCGCGCCCCTCCGCGCTCTCACGAACGAGAAGGAATCGGAGTGGGAACGGTTCGAGAGCCTCGGCTACTCCGTCTACGTCGTCACCGGGGAACGCGACCTGAACCCGCGCCGCGCCGAACGCGCGGACATCCTCGTGATGACGCCCGAGAAGACGGACTCGGCCACGCGGAAACACGACTCCGCGCGCTACTCGTTCATCACCGACGTGGACTGCTGCGTCATAGACGAGGTGCACCTCTTGGACTCGGAGACGCGCGGCGGCGTCCTCGAAGTGACCGTCTCGCGCCTCCGACGCATCTGCGACCCGCGCGTCGTCGCCCTCTCGGCGACGATGCCGAACATCGGCGACGTGGCGGCGTGGTTGGACGCCCCGCCGGAGACGACGTTCGAGTTCGGCGACGACTACCGACCCGTGGACCTCCACGCCGACGTGAAGACGTACACCCACGGCGACAACCCGTTTCAGGACAAATACCGCCGCCTCTACCGCGCCCTCGACTTGGCGGAACCCCACATCCGCGAGGACGGGCAGGCCCTCGTGTTCGTCTCCTCGCGGCAGGACGCCCTCCGCGCGGCGGGGAAGGCGCGCGACGAGATAGCCGAACGCGACATCCCCATCGGCGCGCGCGGCGACTACGACTTCCACACCGAGGCGAAGGACCTCGGCAACGAGACGCTCCGAAAGTCGGTTCCCGACGGCGTGGCGTTCCACCACGCGGGTCTCTCGCGGGACGACAAAGACAGGGTCGAACGGTGGTTCAAAGAGGGGAAGATTCAGCTTCTGTTCTCCACGTCGACGCTGGCGTGGGGCGTGAACCTCCCCGCGCGGTGCGTCGTCATCCGCGACACGAAACACCACGACCCGCTCGAAGGCGAGGTGGACATCTCCCCGTTGGACATCCTCCAGATGCTCGGGCGGGCGGGCCGCCCCGGATACGACGACGTGGGGTACGGATGGGTCGTCTGCGACCGGAGCGACGCGGACAAATACCGGACGCTCCTCCGCGAGGGCAAGGAGATAGAGTCGCGTCTGGCCGCGGACTTGGACTCGCATCTCAACGCCGAGATAGCGATGGGGACCATCGGCGACTTGGAGGACGTGCTCTCGTGGTTGGAGACGACGTTCTACTACCAACGCGCGCAGTCGAAACCCGACGAGTACGACTTCGGCGGCCTCCGCGAACGCGTGCGCGAGACGCTCGAAATCCTCGTCGACCGCGGGTTCGTCGAGATGGGCGAGGACCTCTCCATCCGCGCGACGACGCTCGGTCGCCTCGCATCGAAGTACTACCTCCGTCTCGACACCGCGCGGCGGTTCTACGACCTCTGCGAACGCGACACCATCACCGACGACGCCATCTTGGAAGCCGTCGCCGGCGCGGCGGAGTTCCACGACGTCTCGCCCCGCCAGTCGGAGGGCGACGCCGTGGACGCCGTCCTCTCGGGCGTCTCGACGCACCTCGAAGACGGCCCGCGGAAGGTGTTCGCCATCCTCCACGCGGGGATGCAGAACTCGACGCCCTCGGCGCTCCGGTCGGACGCGTGGATAATCCGGCAGAACGCCCTTCGGCTCATCTCCGCGCTTCGGGAGTTCCTCGCCGCCTTCGCCGGGCCGCGGGCGGCGAACCTCGCCCGGCGCGTCGAGGCGCGCGTCGACCACGGCGTCTCGCGGGACGCCGTCGCCCTGACGGCGGTGGACGGCATCGGGTCGAACCGCGCGGCCAAACTCGCGACCGGCGGCCTCCGCAGTCCGCGCGACGTCGTGGACGCCGGAGAGGCAGAACTCCGAAGCGCCGGACTCTCGGAGGGCGTCGCGGAACAGGTCGTCAGAAACGCCCGCGGCTTTCCGGACGTCGAGGTGTCGTGGGGCGAGTTCCCCGACGGCATCGCCGCCGGGGAAAACGAGATGTGCGAGGTGACCGTTCGGAACCGCGGCGGCGGCGGCACCGTCGGCGTCCGCGTCACGGTCAACGACGTGGAGATGACGACGAAACAGACGTACCTCACGGACGCCGTGAGCGTCCCGGTTGGCGTCTTCGGCGCGACGGCGGACGAACTGGAGTACCGCGTCGAGGTGACGTTCCCCGACGAACCGCTTCACCCCGTCACGGCGACGCGCACCGTGGACGTGGAGTAG
- a CDS encoding HAD family hydrolase, which produces MDAPDEVVLFDMDGVLVDSEDYWHEFEDEFVFADAVASGDPAHEEVTGMHFREIYDYLDETYGTAVTKEEFVDAYHERSETLYGEQVVLMEGAEELFDDLRDDGRRLAIVSSAPQSWISIVRDRFDLGHLELVLSAEDIDAAGKPEPHIYEHAAAELGVEPEECVVVEDSVNGIESAVRSGAFTVAYRRAHNRELDLSQAHVVAEGPEELREALFG; this is translated from the coding sequence ATGGACGCCCCCGACGAAGTCGTGTTGTTCGACATGGACGGAGTCCTCGTCGACTCCGAAGACTACTGGCACGAGTTCGAAGACGAGTTCGTCTTCGCCGACGCCGTCGCATCCGGCGATCCGGCCCACGAGGAGGTCACCGGGATGCACTTTCGCGAGATATACGACTACCTCGACGAGACGTACGGCACGGCGGTCACGAAAGAGGAGTTCGTCGACGCGTACCACGAACGCTCGGAGACGCTCTACGGCGAGCAGGTGGTGTTGATGGAGGGCGCGGAGGAACTGTTCGACGATTTGCGCGACGACGGGCGACGACTCGCCATCGTCTCTTCGGCCCCCCAGTCGTGGATCTCCATCGTCCGCGACCGGTTCGACCTGGGCCACCTCGAGTTGGTTCTCAGCGCAGAGGACATAGACGCCGCCGGAAAGCCCGAACCGCACATCTACGAACACGCGGCCGCCGAACTCGGCGTCGAACCCGAGGAGTGCGTCGTCGTCGAGGACTCGGTCAACGGCATCGAGTCCGCCGTCCGGTCTGGCGCGTTCACCGTCGCCTACCGCCGCGCGCACAACCGGGAGTTGGACCTCTCGCAGGCGCACGTCGTAGCCGAGGGGCCCGAGGAACTGCGCGAGGCGCTTTTCGGCTGA
- a CDS encoding endonuclease NucS domain-containing protein has translation MTENIRVFAGDCTTTFEGARTRTQRGRVVVVVKPDRTVLVHDADGYQPVSWLTRPDTLTVETDASGFGLVAHTDEQTLRVVSHDASGRAEYPATEAGVPVGAHPDTGEPLVRVGGAVVGVDTDARYVLPAGATVLEETCDDCGLPTMRVECGATFELCVDRACESLDDAVRERFDRAWTCPDCDSDLRIIRRGGRLLAGCDAYPDCESAFAIPAGVVVDDCDCGLPVFETSRGRRCLDGTCDAFAE, from the coding sequence GTGACGGAGAACATTCGAGTCTTCGCCGGAGACTGCACCACCACCTTCGAGGGCGCGCGCACGCGAACGCAACGCGGACGCGTCGTCGTCGTCGTGAAACCCGACCGGACCGTCCTCGTCCACGACGCCGACGGCTACCAACCGGTGTCGTGGTTGACCCGTCCCGACACGCTCACCGTCGAGACGGACGCGTCGGGGTTCGGACTCGTCGCCCACACGGACGAACAGACGCTTCGCGTCGTCTCCCACGACGCGTCGGGCCGCGCGGAGTACCCCGCCACCGAGGCGGGCGTCCCCGTCGGCGCGCATCCCGACACCGGCGAACCACTCGTCCGCGTCGGCGGCGCCGTCGTCGGCGTCGATACCGACGCGCGGTACGTCCTCCCGGCGGGCGCGACGGTGTTAGAGGAGACGTGCGACGACTGCGGCTTACCGACGATGCGCGTCGAGTGCGGCGCAACGTTCGAACTCTGCGTGGACCGCGCCTGCGAATCGCTGGACGACGCCGTCAGGGAACGATTCGACCGGGCGTGGACCTGCCCCGACTGCGACTCGGACCTCAGAATCATCCGCCGCGGCGGCCGGTTGCTGGCCGGGTGCGACGCCTACCCCGACTGCGAGTCGGCGTTCGCCATTCCCGCGGGCGTCGTCGTCGACGACTGCGACTGCGGGTTGCCGGTGTTCGAGACGAGTCGCGGTCGGCGGTGTTTAGACGGGACGTGCGACGCGTTCGCCGAGTGA